The following coding sequences are from one Treponema bryantii window:
- a CDS encoding MFS transporter yields MNRNNFNWTFRYSLINISYFAAFCTVHAYAAVYLLANGFTNTQVGILLALANIISAVFQPLIAGVIDKPGPLTNRRFILISVVLILAGSATLLVFHENKAFIFVVYALIYLIQFSYQPVVLALCFEYQKAGCPIYFGLARGLGSASFAVTSAFVGGFVAKRGVNVLLFVNIISMILSALVVFTFKKPKTEGEASGNGDVVNSSNSQPAAAHNKISDFARTYPAFMLFLVGTICFFFAHNMINDFMIQIIRGLGGGEKELGYSNFLQAILELPVMALIGFVLKKIASRWMLVFSGAAFFIKMIVLMAAGNLAVYYFSQSFQIFAYAVFVPAAAYYVSETMEELDQVKGQAYITSAITIGGVFSNLISGVILDNLGITQMLLTGTVVCGIGVIIAFVAMKKLPHNTQKV; encoded by the coding sequence ATGAACCGTAATAATTTTAACTGGACTTTCAGATATTCGCTGATAAATATTTCTTATTTTGCAGCCTTTTGTACTGTACATGCTTATGCCGCAGTGTATCTGCTTGCGAACGGCTTTACAAATACTCAGGTTGGAATTCTGCTTGCCCTTGCAAATATAATTTCTGCAGTTTTTCAGCCGCTGATTGCCGGAGTAATAGACAAGCCCGGCCCGCTTACAAACCGCCGTTTTATTTTAATTTCTGTGGTATTGATTCTTGCCGGTTCAGCAACACTTCTGGTGTTTCATGAAAATAAGGCATTTATCTTTGTTGTTTATGCATTGATTTATCTGATTCAGTTTTCATATCAGCCGGTTGTACTGGCTCTGTGTTTTGAGTATCAGAAAGCTGGCTGTCCTATTTATTTTGGACTTGCACGAGGACTTGGTTCTGCAAGTTTCGCTGTGACTTCTGCATTTGTCGGCGGCTTTGTTGCAAAACGTGGCGTGAATGTGCTTCTTTTTGTGAATATTATTTCTATGATTCTTTCGGCTTTAGTTGTGTTTACTTTTAAGAAACCGAAGACAGAAGGGGAAGCCTCTGGTAATGGGGATGTCGTGAATTCTTCTAATTCACAGCCCGCTGCCGCTCATAATAAGATTTCTGATTTTGCCCGAACTTATCCGGCATTTATGCTTTTTCTGGTTGGAACAATCTGCTTCTTTTTTGCCCACAATATGATAAATGATTTTATGATTCAGATTATACGTGGACTCGGGGGCGGTGAAAAAGAACTGGGCTATTCAAACTTTCTGCAGGCTATTCTTGAACTTCCTGTTATGGCACTGATTGGCTTTGTTCTTAAAAAGATTGCTTCCCGCTGGATGCTTGTATTTTCAGGTGCTGCGTTCTTTATAAAAATGATTGTGCTGATGGCTGCCGGAAATCTTGCAGTTTATTATTTCAGCCAGTCGTTCCAGATTTTTGCCTATGCTGTATTTGTTCCGGCAGCTGCATATTATGTAAGCGAAACAATGGAAGAACTGGATCAGGTTAAAGGTCAGGCTTATATCACAAGTGCAATTACAATAGGCGGTGTTTTTTCTAATCTTATAAGCGGAGTAATTCTTGATAATCTGGGAATAACTCAAATGCTTTTGACAGGAACTGTTGTCTGTGGAATTGGTGTGATTATAGCTTTTGTTGCCATGAAAAAACTTCCTCATAATACACAAAAGGTATGA
- a CDS encoding alpha/beta hydrolase family protein: MTKKTIKNLKICTVLFIVLVITGLWIGMLISYKFNFCNRYITPDEDRLYVENFEGLKRTRYDFKSNKGQRLAGYMYNIGNDEKKGIVVFAHGFSGGGHNRYTDIINYFAKNGYSVFAYDATGNDESEGFGKDQVVGGLPQGVIDLDYAISFVENSGNFEKLPIVLFGHSWGGFSVSSVTAYHPEVKAVAEVAGFNDSPGMFVAGGKKIAGNLVLFFVPFYRIFEACKYGKYATASGVKGFSATDAKVMIIHSMDDATVPPEYGYKIYYRKFKDNPRFTFVPNEDRGHTGLLRSNELPDEDLFKRILAMYDSAVKE, from the coding sequence ATGACAAAAAAGACAATTAAAAATTTAAAAATCTGTACAGTTCTGTTTATCGTGCTGGTTATAACTGGACTTTGGATAGGAATGCTTATTTCTTATAAGTTCAATTTCTGTAATCGTTATATTACGCCTGATGAAGACAGACTTTATGTTGAAAATTTTGAAGGACTTAAAAGAACAAGATATGATTTTAAGTCAAATAAAGGACAGCGTCTTGCCGGTTATATGTATAATATTGGCAATGATGAGAAAAAAGGTATAGTTGTTTTTGCACATGGTTTTAGCGGAGGCGGACACAACAGATATACAGATATCATAAATTATTTTGCTAAAAACGGATATTCTGTATTTGCCTATGATGCAACCGGAAATGATGAAAGTGAAGGTTTTGGAAAAGATCAGGTTGTAGGTGGTCTTCCACAGGGAGTAATCGATTTAGATTATGCAATTTCCTTTGTTGAAAACAGTGGAAATTTTGAAAAACTCCCGATTGTTTTATTTGGACACAGCTGGGGTGGTTTCAGTGTCAGCAGTGTTACTGCCTATCATCCGGAAGTGAAGGCTGTAGCCGAGGTTGCAGGGTTTAATGATTCACCTGGAATGTTTGTTGCAGGTGGTAAAAAAATCGCCGGTAATCTGGTACTTTTCTTTGTTCCATTTTATAGAATCTTTGAAGCCTGTAAGTATGGAAAGTATGCAACTGCAAGTGGCGTAAAAGGTTTTTCTGCTACAGATGCAAAAGTTATGATTATTCATAGTATGGATGATGCAACAGTACCTCCTGAATATGGATATAAAATCTACTACAGAAAATTTAAGGATAATCCGCGTTTTACCTTTGTTCCAAATGAGGATAGAGGTCATACCGGACTTTTGCGTTCTAATGAACTCCCTGATGAAGATTTATTTAAGCGTATCCTTGCAATGTATGATTCTGCAGTAAAAGAATAA
- a CDS encoding metal ABC transporter solute-binding protein, Zn/Mn family, with protein MKKISKITIALFAALALVNSAWAAPKKIVASTSWAAAFADIAGADEVESIAPVNLRHPPEYEITVSDVQKISDSEVFIFAGFERMMKTLGTKVPNKGVSVQVVLDNSLATVQESTLKIAQALGTEEIQKVRFAEYEKLVKDGQKKALKKKLNKKKVLCNKNQTYLAKELGLDIVGVFGPGPVSAEELLKAKKEGYDLIIDNIHNPTGKPVTEILPKAKYIEWRNFPTAVEHDALKKVVSDNIDMLLAEF; from the coding sequence ATGAAAAAAATCTCTAAAATCACTATTGCCCTTTTCGCTGCTCTTGCGCTTGTTAATTCTGCATGGGCTGCACCAAAGAAAATTGTTGCCTCTACTTCATGGGCCGCTGCCTTTGCAGACATTGCCGGTGCTGATGAAGTTGAAAGCATTGCCCCTGTAAATCTCCGCCATCCGCCGGAGTACGAAATTACAGTAAGCGATGTTCAGAAAATTTCTGATTCTGAAGTTTTCATTTTCGCTGGCTTTGAACGCATGATGAAAACTCTTGGAACAAAAGTTCCTAATAAGGGCGTAAGTGTTCAGGTTGTTCTTGATAACTCACTTGCAACTGTTCAGGAATCTACTTTGAAAATTGCGCAGGCTCTTGGAACAGAAGAGATTCAGAAAGTTCGTTTTGCAGAATATGAAAAACTTGTAAAAGACGGTCAGAAAAAAGCTTTAAAAAAGAAACTCAATAAAAAGAAAGTTCTCTGTAACAAGAATCAGACCTATCTTGCAAAGGAACTTGGACTTGATATCGTCGGAGTTTTCGGGCCTGGTCCTGTAAGTGCAGAAGAACTTCTTAAAGCAAAGAAAGAAGGCTATGATCTTATTATTGATAATATTCATAACCCAACTGGAAAACCTGTTACTGAAATTCTTCCAAAGGCAAAATACATTGAATGGCGCAACTTCCCTACTGCCGTTGAACACGACGCACTTAAGAAAGTTGTAAGCGATAATATTGATATGTTACTTGCTGAGTTTTAA
- the uxaC gene encoding glucuronate isomerase — translation MKSFLNDDFILQSEPAQILYHKYAENQPIFDFHNHLSPQEIFENKTLGNLANAWLDHDHYKWRGMRAAGGDESLITGHIRKDGTVKSDAERGGTAAVEKADYERYLAFVRTLQLCPGNPLYHWSHLELARYFGITEPVTEANAREVWDKCNALLAKPEYAPRGLLSKLGVRELCTTDDPLDSLEWHKKLADNSAELRVRPSFRPDVPLSPDSPAYADYISRLQKMDGTKLQSVSDMIAALGRRMDFFKENGSVVSDHSLEGDFYLPASYDDVNYIFEKAWIGKKLSHDEIAKYKGWVLVELGKLYAQKGFVMQIHIGALRDNNAAMLEAAGKNIGEDSLNDFNFAPQLGAVLNAIYSAAPGARTILYNLNPKDNEALATMAANFRNCQFGPAWWFNDHKDGIEEQIRVYARTAPLGSYVGMLTDSRSFLSYPRHEYFRRILCNYIGGLVEAGEFPWHEESLGRLVAAVCYENSVKFFLN, via the coding sequence ATGAAATCCTTTTTGAATGATGACTTTATTTTGCAGAGCGAACCTGCTCAGATCTTATATCATAAATATGCAGAAAATCAGCCGATTTTCGATTTTCATAATCATTTGAGTCCACAGGAGATTTTTGAGAATAAAACTCTTGGAAATCTCGCAAATGCATGGCTTGATCACGATCATTATAAATGGCGTGGCATGAGAGCTGCCGGGGGTGATGAATCTCTTATTACAGGGCACATCCGCAAAGACGGCACCGTAAAATCAGATGCTGAACGTGGCGGAACCGCTGCCGTAGAAAAAGCCGACTACGAGCGTTATCTTGCCTTTGTTAGAACACTTCAACTGTGTCCTGGAAATCCGTTATATCACTGGAGCCATCTTGAGCTTGCCCGCTACTTTGGAATTACCGAGCCTGTTACTGAAGCAAATGCCCGTGAGGTTTGGGATAAATGTAACGCGCTTTTAGCAAAGCCTGAGTATGCGCCTCGCGGTTTACTTTCTAAACTCGGTGTCCGTGAATTGTGTACCACAGATGATCCTCTTGATAGTCTTGAGTGGCATAAGAAACTGGCTGACAACAGCGCAGAACTCCGTGTGCGCCCGTCTTTCCGCCCGGATGTTCCGCTTTCTCCAGACAGTCCTGCCTATGCAGATTACATCAGCCGCCTTCAGAAAATGGACGGTACAAAGTTGCAGTCTGTGTCTGATATGATTGCTGCTCTCGGCCGACGTATGGACTTTTTCAAAGAGAACGGTTCTGTAGTAAGTGATCATTCTCTTGAAGGAGACTTCTACCTGCCGGCTTCTTACGATGACGTAAACTACATTTTTGAAAAGGCGTGGATTGGTAAAAAACTCAGCCACGACGAAATTGCAAAATATAAGGGGTGGGTTCTGGTGGAACTCGGAAAGCTTTATGCTCAGAAGGGCTTTGTAATGCAGATTCACATTGGAGCCCTTCGTGACAACAATGCTGCAATGCTCGAGGCTGCCGGAAAGAATATTGGTGAAGACAGTTTGAATGACTTTAATTTTGCACCGCAGCTTGGAGCTGTTCTGAATGCGATTTACAGTGCAGCACCGGGTGCCCGTACAATCCTCTATAACCTTAATCCAAAAGATAACGAAGCTCTTGCAACTATGGCTGCAAACTTCCGCAACTGTCAGTTTGGTCCTGCATGGTGGTTCAATGATCACAAAGATGGAATTGAAGAGCAGATCCGTGTATATGCAAGAACTGCACCTCTTGGAAGTTATGTCGGCATGCTGACAGATAGCCGCAGTTTCCTTTCGTATCCGCGACATGAATATTTCCGCCGCATTTTGTGTAACTACATCGGCGGTCTTGTAGAAGCAGGTGAGTTCCCGTGGCATGAAGAGAGCCTCGGCCGTCTGGTGGCTGCGGTTTGTTATGAGAACTCCGTAAAATTCTTTCTGAACTAA
- the cimA gene encoding citramalate synthase: MKKIEILDSTLRDGAQGEGISFSVQDKLHICHELDNLGVTYIEAGNPGSNPKDMEFFKAVAEIQFKNAQVCAFGSTRRKNCKCEDDANLKSLLAAGTKTVVIFGKSWTFQVTDILKTTPEENLNMIRESCEFLVSNGRKVIYDAEHFFTAYEEDKAYALETLKAAVDGGATVLSLCETKGGFMIDECRRAVAEVVKLYGKKVTVGIHTHNDCGLAVANSLVAVKEGATHVQGVLLGFGERTGNANLSTIIPNLQIKMGYQVIPEESMKNLTAICKRVAELTNIRVNPQSPYVGKDAFAHKAGMHIDAVLKNPFAYEHITPETVGNNRVFLMSEVAGRSMILEKIRRFVPDVKRNDPIVSDLMAKVKELESAGYQFEGADGSFELLVKKMLGQYKPFFKLHYYQTTGSNPRPEEGVCCCAQIKVEVDGNFEITAGEGDGPVNALDIALRKALEKFYPVVSNFRLVDYKVRVLDSKSATAARVRVIIESTDGQSSWTTVGVSSDVIEASWIALVDSFELKLSK, encoded by the coding sequence ATGAAGAAAATTGAGATTCTTGATTCGACATTACGCGACGGTGCTCAGGGCGAAGGTATTAGTTTTTCTGTTCAGGATAAACTGCATATTTGTCATGAGCTCGATAACCTTGGCGTAACTTACATCGAGGCTGGCAATCCGGGGTCGAATCCTAAGGATATGGAGTTCTTTAAGGCTGTTGCTGAAATTCAGTTTAAGAATGCTCAGGTTTGTGCCTTTGGTTCTACAAGACGAAAAAACTGTAAATGCGAAGACGATGCAAATCTCAAAAGTCTTCTTGCCGCAGGAACTAAAACAGTCGTAATTTTCGGTAAGTCCTGGACTTTCCAGGTTACAGACATTCTCAAAACAACTCCAGAAGAAAATCTCAATATGATTCGCGAATCCTGCGAGTTCCTTGTTTCTAACGGACGCAAAGTAATTTATGATGCAGAACATTTCTTTACTGCTTACGAAGAAGATAAAGCCTATGCACTGGAAACTTTAAAGGCTGCCGTGGACGGAGGAGCCACTGTCCTGAGTCTGTGCGAAACAAAGGGCGGCTTTATGATTGACGAATGCCGCCGTGCCGTAGCTGAGGTTGTAAAACTGTATGGAAAGAAAGTAACCGTAGGTATTCATACTCACAATGATTGCGGACTTGCCGTTGCAAATTCCCTTGTTGCCGTAAAGGAAGGTGCAACTCATGTTCAGGGTGTTCTCCTTGGATTTGGTGAACGTACCGGTAACGCAAATCTTTCTACAATCATCCCTAATCTTCAGATTAAAATGGGCTATCAGGTTATTCCTGAAGAGAGCATGAAAAACCTTACTGCAATCTGTAAGCGTGTTGCAGAGCTCACAAATATCCGTGTAAATCCTCAGTCGCCTTATGTTGGAAAAGATGCTTTTGCGCATAAGGCTGGAATGCATATTGATGCTGTTCTGAAAAATCCTTTTGCCTATGAGCATATTACTCCCGAAACTGTAGGTAACAACCGCGTTTTCCTTATGAGCGAGGTTGCCGGCCGCAGTATGATTTTGGAGAAGATCCGCCGCTTTGTGCCTGATGTAAAACGCAACGATCCTATCGTAAGCGACCTTATGGCTAAGGTAAAGGAACTCGAATCTGCAGGCTATCAGTTTGAAGGTGCCGACGGAAGTTTTGAGCTTCTTGTAAAAAAGATGCTCGGTCAGTATAAGCCGTTTTTTAAGCTTCATTACTATCAGACAACAGGTTCAAATCCGCGTCCGGAAGAGGGCGTTTGCTGCTGTGCACAGATTAAGGTTGAAGTAGACGGAAACTTTGAAATTACAGCGGGTGAGGGAGACGGTCCTGTCAACGCTCTGGATATTGCGCTTCGTAAGGCGCTCGAAAAGTTCTATCCTGTTGTTTCTAATTTCAGACTGGTGGACTATAAGGTACGTGTATTGGATTCTAAGTCTGCTACTGCTGCCCGTGTACGTGTAATTATTGAATCTACCGACGGACAGAGCAGCTGGACTACAGTGGGCGTATCTTCCGACGTAATTGAAGCGTCATGGATCGCCCTTGTAGATTCGTTTGAATTAAAACTCAGCAAGTAA
- a CDS encoding serine hydrolase domain-containing protein translates to MKKLSFIFLIMLMAFTENCFAKAKDGIELPSERIQKFETYLDELAEVYHIPGMAFFITSPDHTLFEKAYGECTSLDQQFFIGSMSKSYTALCVMQLVEKGKIKLEDDISVYLPDYKFSKPVTVLSLLNHTSGFDTHAKLHNAKLTKSYGKYEYANVNYDLLGKIIEKVSGMAYEDYIKQNVFNPLEMKDSNANARKVKDSPKLLRGNRNYFGFFKREEAIYPVEKSWFHEPAGYIATTPHDHAKYLRMYLNEGVVENRQTGKNQIISQESINSMWYKNVSLGVKEFEAYYGMGWNFMKWKGQKLVFHGGQVENGITYMFILPDEKLGVCFMLNASDQFGLNNLMDNAIWDSLSIIRGEEPEKINHKSYVLLHIMIDAVYLCMLCFSIFILIRSIKTKRRISIIFAVSCYIIWPLLLIFFTKIFVQTPLWVVQLFVPDLYIIIILSVILSVVAGIIKVIKVIGR, encoded by the coding sequence ATGAAAAAATTATCGTTTATCTTTTTGATAATGCTAATGGCATTTACTGAAAATTGTTTCGCTAAGGCCAAAGATGGAATAGAACTTCCTTCTGAACGTATTCAAAAGTTTGAAACATATCTGGATGAATTAGCAGAAGTTTATCACATTCCCGGAATGGCTTTCTTTATTACAAGCCCAGACCATACGCTTTTTGAGAAGGCATATGGTGAATGTACAAGTTTAGATCAGCAGTTTTTTATTGGATCTATGAGTAAGTCGTATACTGCGCTTTGTGTAATGCAGCTTGTAGAGAAGGGTAAGATTAAGCTTGAGGATGATATTTCTGTTTATCTGCCGGATTATAAGTTTTCAAAGCCTGTTACAGTGCTTTCTCTTTTGAATCATACAAGTGGTTTTGATACTCATGCAAAACTCCATAATGCGAAACTTACGAAGTCTTATGGTAAATATGAATATGCTAATGTAAATTATGATTTGCTTGGAAAAATTATTGAGAAGGTAAGCGGAATGGCTTATGAAGACTATATTAAACAGAATGTTTTTAATCCTCTGGAAATGAAAGATTCAAATGCGAATGCCAGGAAGGTAAAGGATAGTCCTAAACTATTGAGGGGAAACAGAAATTATTTCGGCTTTTTCAAAAGAGAAGAGGCTATATATCCTGTTGAAAAATCGTGGTTTCATGAACCTGCTGGTTATATCGCTACAACACCACATGATCATGCAAAATATTTGAGGATGTATCTGAATGAAGGAGTTGTTGAAAACAGACAGACTGGTAAAAATCAGATTATTTCTCAAGAAAGTATTAATTCCATGTGGTACAAAAATGTTTCGTTAGGTGTAAAAGAATTTGAGGCTTATTATGGTATGGGCTGGAATTTTATGAAATGGAAGGGACAAAAACTTGTTTTTCATGGGGGACAGGTTGAAAATGGAATTACCTATATGTTTATTTTACCAGATGAGAAGCTTGGAGTCTGTTTTATGCTGAATGCAAGTGACCAGTTTGGCTTAAATAATCTTATGGATAATGCAATCTGGGATAGCCTTTCAATTATTCGTGGAGAAGAACCTGAGAAAATTAATCATAAATCTTATGTTCTGCTGCATATTATGATTGATGCTGTTTACCTTTGTATGCTTTGTTTTTCTATTTTTATACTCATTAGATCAATAAAAACAAAAAGACGTATCAGTATAATATTTGCTGTAAGCTGCTATATTATCTGGCCGCTGTTGTTAATCTTTTTTACAAAAATATTTGTACAGACCCCACTCTGGGTGGTACAATTATTTGTTCCAGATTTGTATATTATAATAATATTAAGTGTGATTCTTTCGGTTGTCGCAGGAATCATAAAAGTAATAAAAGTTATAGGGAGATAA
- a CDS encoding metal ABC transporter permease codes for MDKLERLALLFSLAPVMKGFIAMSISGAVFPLCGVMVLRLNLVPMRYMLMHGVILGGAIAMALNVPLLPVTITVNLLLVFMMIMMTGSGEGRNFGGTSAATMVLSMALASLIMHVADVPAKDTLDLLWGSPFALSYLDITALGILALVLLLYVIINFRNIKNLFFSKEISMSLGIRVRLHNTIMVILIASVVAIAMKLLGAFLIDSLLILPVMCAAPFLKKLNHNGIRSLFIGSCITGFILSVAGYVIAVAADFPPAGTIAVLAGILFFIGRIFK; via the coding sequence TTGGATAAACTCGAAAGACTTGCATTACTTTTTTCTCTTGCACCCGTAATGAAAGGCTTTATTGCCATGAGCATAAGCGGAGCCGTTTTCCCGCTCTGTGGAGTTATGGTCCTGCGACTGAATCTTGTTCCAATGCGTTACATGCTGATGCACGGAGTAATACTCGGCGGTGCAATTGCGATGGCACTGAATGTTCCCCTGCTTCCTGTAACAATCACAGTAAATCTGCTTTTAGTTTTTATGATGATTATGATGACAGGAAGCGGTGAAGGAAGAAACTTCGGCGGTACAAGTGCAGCTACAATGGTCTTGAGCATGGCCCTCGCCTCACTGATTATGCATGTAGCTGATGTTCCTGCAAAAGACACTCTCGACCTTTTATGGGGAAGTCCTTTTGCCTTGAGCTATCTGGACATTACAGCGCTTGGCATACTTGCCCTCGTGCTCCTCTTATACGTCATCATAAATTTCAGAAACATCAAAAATCTTTTTTTCAGTAAAGAGATTTCCATGAGTCTTGGAATCCGCGTAAGACTTCATAACACAATAATGGTTATTCTGATTGCCTCTGTAGTTGCAATTGCAATGAAGCTGCTCGGAGCTTTTCTAATCGACTCACTTTTAATTCTTCCGGTAATGTGTGCCGCGCCATTCCTGAAAAAATTGAACCACAACGGAATCCGTTCACTGTTTATCGGAAGCTGTATTACAGGCTTTATTCTCTCGGTTGCAGGCTATGTTATAGCTGTTGCCGCAGATTTTCCTCCAGCTGGAACTATTGCAGTTCTCGCCGGAATATTATTTTTTATAGGAAGGATTTTTAAATGA